The genome window aagaatatattcaataCTCTTAGAAGAATTAATGATCTTCGTAAGGTTGGTACTAGATCTGATACCAAGAAAGTGTAGTATAGATCAAGTGTATGTTTATCAATATCAGAGCCAGATAAAAGTCCTGAACCTAGGATCATTTCCTTCAAAGGCTCCAAGAATGGGCTGGAGTCAAAACAAGTCTGGGCTTGTAACTCCTGCTCATGCTTTTTAAAGAAATCAACGAAAGATATCGTAGAACCTTTGACCCGCGCCTTCATGACGTTCATTAGGCAACCTCTCAATGGTTGTTTACTTCTCAATGCTCTTTCAACGATATAGAAGAATGATAACGTTGGAAGGTTGCTATTTTCGACCTCCTTatggaatttttcaacaatttcCTCCGTGTCCTCTGTAAACCGGGCATAAACTGACAGAGATTTAAGTATATTGTACAACGTCTTGAATTTCTGCTCCTCACCCACAACTAATGTTCCAAATGGATCTTTTGATAGTCTAGATAGCATTTCTAACATGCAAATGTTGTTACAGAATTGGAGTGAAAGAGTCAAAAATCTGTCTTGAATCCAAAAAGGCGCGTTACGGTTAGACCTAGAGTTTTGAGTAGAGTCCTTGAGTGCTATAACAATACTTTCAACGCTCTTGTCCAATTCTGGAACAGCATCTGCAAAAATCTGAAGAAGTGGTTCTTCAATTCCTTCGAGGAACTTCCGTTTCAACAAAGATCCTCCTGCTTCAATATTCATAGTATCAACAGGGATGACTGAATTACAATACGTTTGACACAAAGGACAGATAAATAGATCAGTGCTGTAACGTTTTTTGTCAATGTAGTGTTTGAAGCATCTGTAATGTACGGTATGATTACAAGACACCATTAGTTTTCTGGTATTTTCTGACATGATTTGCTTAGAATCGtgttcctttttcttgtagAATAATTCTGTATTATAAGTACCCAAGTGTTCTGAGTTATCAAATCCATTCCATGGCTTGTACATTTCCAAAGGATTAGGTTCGGAGTTCAAAAAGATAGGCGAATAACTTTGATAAACTGGGATTACAAAGAAATCATCTGATACATCACCATGACATAATGAACATTGGAACTCATGTGTACAAGTGGCTAGATTTGTTTCAGAATCCATATCAACATCCTCATCATTATCAGCATACTCTACATGCTTATCCATgaatttttgttgttgtctcGAAAATCTGTTCATAATTTGCTGTTGACGTTCTTTTGCCAGTCTTCTTCTGCGTTCTTGCTccgtttcttcaaagtttaTACCTTGGTTTGCTTTCCTTGTCTTATAATCTGCAATATATTTCGTACCAAAACATTCAGCTAAAGATTCCAAGATTGCGGTTGGTCTCTTCATAATCATATTCTCAAGAAGGTAGTCAGCAGTAGCCACAACATTTTCAGAGAAGGATCCACCTTCAGAATCAACGATactcaaaagaagatcacAAATTGGTTTGTTTATGTATGTTTCAGGAAGCGAGTTTTTACCATTAAccatttcatcatctttgaaaatggCATGAATTAGATGAAGCAACTCATATGTGAAAGAGAGGCCTGGATCAGATACCGCCAATTTTAAAAGTTTGTAAATGAGCTTCGCAAAGACATTTGTTCTAGTAAAGTTACCCAAATCGCGAATACGATCATCTAACTCGTCAAGTCCAAGTAGTTGAGGTTTAACAACCATTTTTGCCcgcttttctttattatcaGTGAGATGAGATTCGACTATCGTAGCACTGTGTTCAAAGTCATTGCCCATATTGAGGAGCCTTAAAGTATCAATACTCTTGTAAAGTTCCTTCTTTAATTTGAAAACACCGTTATCCTCCAATCCTTTTGGCTCAATATATGTTGCAACCTCTTCCAACGCCATATCAAATTGAGAAACACTCTCCGTGAGATAATCTGGTATATCGTTTAACAAGTCAGTATAAGATAAAGGTTCAGCGTATAACTTGTAGATAATAGcatttttgatattgtaCAATTGTCTCTCTTCTAGTGAGTCGAACTTCTTATAGAAATCTCTTTCGACTAGCACCTGATATAGGAATGCGATAAACTGTTGAATAATAGAAGGAAACTTGTCTTCGTAAACGGTATTTGTAGAAGATACACTTCCATCAAACCATTCCAATAATTCCCAACGATCCAACATGTTATAAATAACTCTCTGAATGTCATCGTTTTCGACCAAAAATGCTAACTGATTTAATTGAATGTCTCTACTGTAGGAACTCATTTCTGGATTGTTCTTATAGTATGCAGACTGATGAAGAACAGACATACCATTCCGGACCCAAAATCCAATATCTATTTGTGAGCACAATACAACTGATCTCAATGCAAAGTCTGATATCACAAGATAATCTTTTGATTGCGATAGTACACGAATGGATACTTCCAATGGGACATGTTGAACTAGGAATGAAAATAGGGTATGAACAGGATTCATGAAGGATACTCTTTCCTTACTAATTTGGAACTTGATTATCTCAAAGTCtttgtatattttataaGGCAAATTCCTATGTCCGAGGAAGGAATCCAATAGGTTTATAGCACCAATTAGAAGTTGCTCATCGATGAGATCTTTTGATTGTTGTAACACTTTGTCAAATGTTTGAATGATACTGTAAATTGAAGTTGTGTATTCCAAATAAGGTATGAAATGTTGATCCTCTCTTAAGACATGATCACCTTCCTTACGTTTAATTTTCCAAGCACCGTTGAAAAGTTTACAAAGGGTTACAATCATAATGAACTCTTCGGGTTTCAACAAAAGGTTAGGATTTGTTATTTTACTGAGTAGAGTTTCCACAGCATATAGACCCTGCTTGAACGAGATACTATAACTTTTGGAAGGATTACTTCTTTGGACACGTTGCCATACTAAAGTGCCCTCATCCATAGTCGAAAAGTCAACAAATACATCAATCACCGACCATATCACATATTTAAAGTGTCCACtttcaaatatattattagcAGTTGTTGGACATGTGAATAATTGAACAACACTTTCTCTTAAAGAGGTTAGTTGTGGCTCTCGGTCCATATATGTAACACTTCTTGTCATGTGTGGGAAAATCTCAACAAGTTGGTCGCTGAACATTGGCTTGAAAACCGAACTTGAAGCTAATGTTGGAATAATCAaatcttgaacaattttTCTAAGCTTCTTCCAATATCTATTTTCTAGGAACAAGATGTACTGTAGTCTGGAATTAGCATATTCATGGTTGTCTTCTGCTAtaactttgttcaaaacAGGAGAAATAGTATTCATGTCAGAAGGGTCAAGGGATTTGTGTCTACCTAACGGGATTTTCACTCCTTCACCCAATACGGAATGGTCTGCGTATAAATATGTGTCGTCTGCCATATAACTATCAGAAAAGTAATCTCTAATGACCGGTGTCATATCGACAGATCTATAAAGAGGGTCATACTGAGAGCACAACACTCTTCCAATTGCATCTCTGAAAAGGCTTTGGAAAGTTGAATTTGGAATATTCAAACAGTCATTGATCCACATTATGCAGTATTTGGATGCTTCTTGATGCACGTAGTCGTTCCACTGTGTGAGGGTACAACTTATTCCATTGCTTTGAATAGAGAAGAAACCTCCgatcaaagaagatatgTCAACGCTGCACCTCAATAACGATCTTCCCTCAGAGTCTATCTTTGCTGTCAACAAATCAATATGTTTATTATCGGCACCACCTTGTCTTATAGCTGCGGATGCTTGTGAGTAGTTGTGGAACTCATCGTTGTATATCAATATCGCATAGTCTTTACAAATTGACAACGGATTGAGCGATGGCGAGCTTTCGCGATGCGAAGGGTGTTCCTTATCCACGTACCTGTTTCTATATGCCAATCTGCTCAACAAATCAGCCTGTTCGTTGTACTTCCCATTTTGCACAAAATACCTGagctttgaaagaagcGGCTTTTGGATTGTTGGTAATGGCTCAATGTTTTGATTGAAGACGTCTATGAAATGGTCGAATAGTTCTATAAGCACGCTTTCCAAGATCTTAGAAATCCTCCCGTCGCGATCTTCGAAGCCGTCGGTATCAGACTCGCGCCCTTCCTCTGCCTTACAGAACAACGTATGGTTCCACGCTTCTTTATCTCCACAGTCGCAGATACCGTTGTTGAACTCGGTGCAAATTGTCGTATACACATGGTGCCCAGTATGATCCTTGGGATTGAAACAGTTCACACACAATACACACGTATCATCGAAAGAACACTCCTTACATCGATATATCGGCTCGCCTACTTTAAACTTCGCACCACAGATCCTCCCTGCGTGACTAAACTTCGAATGCCCTCCGTTCTCATCGATCCTATACCACGGCTTAGAATTAAGCTTCACCTCCATAGCTTCCTCCACGCTTCTAGGAAAGTCCTCCTTCTGCGTCGCAGTAAACATATGCTCCAAGAGCCTGCCCTGATCGGATATCATATAGTACAAATACCCATATATAAagcttttcaattctttatCCATAACTGCCCTTTCCGCAGAACCCTTTAAATCCGAAAATGCAGGCCTGCAATGGACACTGGCTAACGTGTCCCCGACATGTTGCCGCAAATACGGCTCCACACCAATAGAATCGTTAATCATCCTCTCACTCTCTGTAGAGCGGCCTTTTGCTCCTCAAAACTACTAATTATTCCTTGTTGTTATCAGATTGCTAGATTCGATCCTTATTTGAACCGAATTTCCTccaaaaaactaaaacacAAGATTCAAACACCAAATTATTCAAACTCTTGATATCACCAATGTCTCCACTCCAATATCTCTTGTCTTTGCTCTTTCTCGCTTTCTTTCTCCCtctctttatttcttcagGTGCGCTTAATTTTGAAAGGTTGCTTGCTTGCTGCCCATATATATTCATCACTTTTTCCActtttcatatatatacatttttttctatgagctttctttctctctctctatgGGCTTCTCACTACTAGAAATGATTTGTAAAAACAAGGAAGGCGCTGCGCGCCAGTCACACAGCAAAAAAGCACACCACAGCGTGAGCCCCGGGGGGGGGGGAGTTTAGAAAACCACAGCTACCGCGCCTTATAGCCGCCAAACCGACCCTTTGGGGGCCCGCCTAGCGTCGCCAACTCGCTGCTGCGACGCGACGAAGCGAGACACCAGATCTGCATCccagtcacgtgacacaaaCGGTCTTGTGCTTCTTCTCTCgctctctttttttttttttttttttttttttcctcccTCGAATTTTctctgtctgtctgtctgtctgtttgtttgtctCTCACTAGTGTTGCCCCCCCTTAAAGCACACAATGCCCATACAAACTGATCATACAGAAGCGGTTCGGAGTCTAAAGGCAGGCAAAAGACGTGTCCTGGGGCTTGAAAGACGCCTGTTTTCGTCTACAAGGCGAGTTAAACATACATACACGTATACACGTACATACACGGTCGCGATTTTGACTCCCGCTGTGAGGAAGCGCGGCAGAACCAGAAGCCGCGCTTCACTTTGTGTTGGCGGTTCTTAGGTGGCAAATCTTGGTAACTAAgaaaaactaaactaataaagtaaaaagaGATGCGCCCTAGTTttgaaaatagaaaacataaataaaataagaaatgaaatgaattgTGATTAGAAGGAAAGTGAAGAGTAGAAGAGCGGTAGAGAAGGTTGAGTTTGCAGGGAGATCTGTGGTTGAGATTTTTCGGAGGCCAGAGgatagagaaagaagctggtattctttgaaatcCCAACAGGATGAGCCAGTCAGTGGAATGCTTGCGTGATTTTTTGGTTCACTATGCTCATTTCTGTGGGTATAAGTACAATGACATGTGTTCTTTCTATCTGTGGAAGGTGCTATCTAGGTGTATGGAGAGGGATAGCGAGGAGATCAAGTGGGAGGAGCTTATGGATGTTTTTGGGTCGAATGAGTGGGAGAGCGGGGGATTCAGGAAGATTAAATTGAGATCAGATTGGCGCGAGTCGTTTATTCCCAGGAGAAGAGTGAATGAGCATCGGGGGTCGCAGTGTTCGAAGCAGTGCCACGGGACGGAGACGGTGTATTACTGTTTTGATTGCACGAAGAATCCTTTGTATGAGATATGCGAGGAGTGTTTTGACGAGACGCAGCATATGGGCCACCGATACACGTCGCGCGTGGTAACGAGGCCCGAGGGGAAAGTGTGTCATTGTGGGGACATATCCGGAT of Kluyveromyces marxianus DMKU3-1042 DNA, complete genome, chromosome 3 contains these proteins:
- the UBR1 gene encoding E3 ubiquitin-protein ligase UBR1; the protein is MINDSIGVEPYLRQHVGDTLASVHCRPAFSDLKGSAERAVMDKELKSFIYGYLYYMISDQGRLLEHMFTATQKEDFPRSVEEAMEVKLNSKPWYRIDENGGHSKFSHAGRICGAKFKVGEPIYRCKECSFDDTCVLCVNCFNPKDHTGHHVYTTICTEFNNGICDCGDKEAWNHTLFCKAEEGRESDTDGFEDRDGRISKILESVLIELFDHFIDVFNQNIEPLPTIQKPLLSKLRYFVQNGKYNEQADLLSRLAYRNRYVDKEHPSHRESSPSLNPLSICKDYAILIYNDEFHNYSQASAAIRQGGADNKHIDLLTAKIDSEGRSLLRCSVDISSLIGGFFSIQSNGISCTLTQWNDYVHQEASKYCIMWINDCLNIPNSTFQSLFRDAIGRVLCSQYDPLYRSVDMTPVIRDYFSDSYMADDTYLYADHSVLGEGVKIPLGRHKSLDPSDMNTISPVLNKVIAEDNHEYANSRLQYILFLENRYWKKLRKIVQDLIIPTLASSSVFKPMFSDQLVEIFPHMTRSVTYMDREPQLTSLRESVVQLFTCPTTANNIFESGHFKYVIWSVIDVFVDFSTMDEGTLVWQRVQRSNPSKSYSISFKQGLYAVETLLSKITNPNLLLKPEEFIMIVTLCKLFNGAWKIKRKEGDHVLREDQHFIPYLEYTTSIYSIIQTFDKVLQQSKDLIDEQLLIGAINLLDSFLGHRNLPYKIYKDFEIIKFQISKERVSFMNPVHTLFSFLVQHVPLEVSIRVLSQSKDYLVISDFALRSVVLCSQIDIGFWVRNGMSVLHQSAYYKNNPEMSSYSRDIQLNQLAFLVENDDIQRVIYNMLDRWELLEWFDGSVSSTNTVYEDKFPSIIQQFIAFLYQVLVERDFYKKFDSLEERQLYNIKNAIIYKLYAEPLSYTDLLNDIPDYLTESVSQFDMALEEVATYIEPKGLEDNGVFKLKKELYKSIDTLRLLNMGNDFEHSATIVESHLTDNKEKRAKMVVKPQLLGLDELDDRIRDLGNFTRTNVFAKLIYKLLKLAVSDPGLSFTYELLHLIHAIFKDDEMVNGKNSLPETYINKPICDLLLSIVDSEGGSFSENVVATADYLLENMIMKRPTAILESLAECFGTKYIADYKTRKANQGINFEETEQERRRRLAKERQQQIMNRFSRQQQKFMDKHVEYADNDEDVDMDSETNLATCTHEFQCSLCHGDVSDDFFVIPVYQSYSPIFLNSEPNPLEMYKPWNGFDNSEHLGTYNTELFYKKKEHDSKQIMSENTRKLMVSCNHTVHYRCFKHYIDKKRYSTDLFICPLCQTYCNSVIPVDTMNIEAGGSLLKRKFLEGIEEPLLQIFADAVPELDKSVESIVIALKDSTQNSRSNRNAPFWIQDRFLTLSLQFCNNICMLEMLSRLSKDPFGTLVVGEEQKFKTLYNILKSLSVYARFTEDTEEIVEKFHKEVENSNLPTLSFFYIVERALRSKQPLRGCLMNVMKARVKGSTISFVDFFKKHEQELQAQTCFDSSPFLEPLKEMILGSGLLSGSDIDKHTLDLYYTFLVSDLVPTLRRSLILLRVLNIFLSGEDDINIDGVNIVRDSVAGNKEEHFLKLIKSLLGVGFDDLLRDSLEPPEDGRFLVNIPHEYCNITKLADLATHLNTYVTNNMNVLLREENDQKLRNTVNRLDYKICLICGVKIHARTDGLEMQKHMERCSHGPSGLFLIPNISQVCLYLSKPNCTVNISAPYLNAHGESGRNAIERGDLTVLNLARYEHLTRLWISNGIPGYISRVMGDEFRVAMANNRAFTRNMFWRPGAAFNAGGDSSDEELFNDEDLIDEEAPELRFREPEIELRINGGPFGGEMPLRLPTERGDIHDFFEFVANLRGGAGDGVDGEIPTTEDIIQQLQGNVMNGLFRRRNRNRDDPDNEGHTDGGEDTHHSEEDDDDDDDDDEQDDGLEEQETEYSSADEDTNFHDAADDINQVE